The genomic interval TGGGTGGAATATAGATCTTGTTGTTCCAGAAACATGGAGAGGAGAATATGGTCTTGTTGCTGCACAGAGATGGAAGAGCTTTACAGGCAGAATATGGAAGTTACCTGTTTTATTTTCAGGATCTGTTCCATTGCATATTTACAGGGCAAGACTTGACAAAGTGATCGAGAAAGTTGATCCAGATGTTGTATATGTCCATCATGAGCCTTACGGACTGGCAACTTTCCAATGGTATCTGGCTAATAAGATCGCAAAAAGTGTTCCCATAGGTTTTTTTTCATGGCAGAACATTCTGAAGAATTATCCGCTACCTATCCAGGTGGGAGAACAATGGGTTTATAGAAATAGCAGTTTTGCTTTTGTGGGTTCTAAAGGAGCCGAAGAAGTGTTGCGCGAGAAAGGATATAAAGGACCAGTATATTACAAGCCGGGCTTTGTGAATCTCGATATATACAAGCCATATCCGGAGGAAGCCAGAAAAATAAGGAGAGAATTAGGTGTTGAAGATAAATATGTTATAGGTTTTGTTGGTAGATTAGTAAGGGAAAAAGGTGTTGTTACTTTAGTTAAGGCTCTGGGCTTGCTTGATGATAGGCTTGATTGGGTATGTTTTTTTATCGGAAAGGGAAACTTGTTAGATTTTTTAAAGAGCGAGTCTGTGCGTCTGGGAATTGATAGAAGAGTAATATTTATGGATTACATTAAGCATGAAAATATCCCTTATTATCTGTCTTTGATGGATTTGTTGATTCTGCCTTCTGAAACTCAAAAAAACTGGAAAGAGCAATTTGGGCGCGTCATTATTGAGGCAATGGCCTGTGGGACACCAGTGATTGGTTCAAGTTGTGGAGAAATACCTCATCTTATCCAGAAGACAGGAGGCGGATTGATCTTCCGTGAAGGAAATTACGAAGAGTTAGCTGAGTGTATTGTTAAATTGTTGAATGATGAAGCGCTTAGAAACAACCTGGTAATCAGAGGTGGCAATGTGGTTAGAAATGAATATTCTCTGGAAGCTGTAGCTTCAGCCTTTGTCTGTAATCTTAAGCGCGTTCTGAGAGGATTTTAATGATATGCGGATTGCCTGTTACGCGCTGGTGGAGCAGCACGCCGGGAGCGTGGCGTCGGCCAACTACCTGATTCTGGAGGAACTGCTGCGGCGGGGGCATCAGGTGGACCTGTTCGCCAAGGCCGACTTTGTGCGTCGGCCGGAAGGGCTGGAACGCTGGCCGAATTTCCACTACGAAGGCGTGTTGCTGGAGCGGTTGGGGGCGTTGCGCGACCGGTGGCGTCCGCTCCTTCGTGGCGGTCTGGAACGTGTGGTGGAAGACTGGATCTATCGCCGACATCTGGAGGCCATTGCCCGTCGGGTAGCCGAACGGCACCGACAGCAGCCCTACGACGTGTTGCTGTTTCTGGGCGTGGGGGCTCAGTTCGAGGTGGCGGGGCTTCCGGCGGTGGCCTGGTTGCAGGGCCCTCCGCAGACCGAATGGCAGGCGATCCATCGGCTCCGGCACCGACTGATCGAACTGGCCGGCCGGATGCTCTACTGGAAGCTCCGGGTCTTTTACCGACACCGGCAGCGCGTGGCGCGACGTGAGCTGACCCGCTGCCGGGCCGTGATCTGCGGCAGTGAATGGAGTCGGCAGCACGTGATCGCCTTTGGCGTGCCAGCCGAGCGTGTGTTCGCGCTGCCCTATCCGTTCGATCTGGAGCTGTTTCGGCCTGAGCCGAACGTACCGCCAAGGCATCCGGGCCGACGGACGTTCCTCTGGCTGGGGCGTATCGACCCGCGCAAGCGACTGGATCTGATGCTGGAAGCCTTTGCCCTGCTGCTGGAAAAACGCCGCGACGTGCATCTGGAGATCATCGGACGCTTCACCTATGCCCCCGAGTACCGGCGGCTGATCGAGGATTTTCCGTTCCCGGAGCATCTGACCTACGCGCCTTATATCGCGCGAACCGAAGTGCCGGATCTGCTGCGTTCGGTAGATGTGATTGTGCAGCCCAGCGAAGACGAAAATTTTGGTTCCACGGTGGCCGAGGCGCTCTGCTGCGGCAAGCCCGTGGTGGTGGGTCCCACGAACGGCACCGGCGAATACTGCGGAGCGGCTGCTTTTCGGTTCGAACGCTACACGCCCGCGTCGCTCTGCGCGGCGCTGGAGGCTGCGCTGCAGGCTATCGAAACCGATCCGGCCGGCCTGGCGGCCATGGCCCGTCAGATCGCGGAGGAGCAGTTCGAGGTGCGCCGGGTGGTGGATCGGCTGGAGGAGATTCTGACGTGGACGGCAGGCGTGCAGTCCCTTCGGGAGCCGGCACGGCAGACCGGATGAACATAGCTTAGGGGGCGGTAAAGCAAACATGCAGGTCCTTCAAGTGGGTAGCGGGTGGTTTGCGGAGGCGCCGGGGGGACTGGAGCGGGTCTACGAGGCGCTGTGCCGGTACCTGCCGGGGGCCGGGGTTGTGTGCCGGGGCGTTGTGGTGGGATCTGAAGCGGTGTCGCAGGCCACCGAAGGGCATTTCGTGGCGGCGGCGCGTCCGGATGCGCCGCTCTGGCAGCGCTGGCAGGGCATGCGGCAGGCCGTGCGGCAACTCCGCCGGACGACATCGTTCGATCTGGTGGCCGCCCACTTTGCGCTCTACACGTTCCCGGTGCTGGATCTGGTGCGCGATCTCCCGCTGGTGGTGCATTTCCACGGACCCTGGGCATGGGAGGGCCGCGAGGAGGCAAAAGGCGGCCTGCAGGTGGCCGTCAAGACCTGGCTGGAACGCACGGTTTACCGACGGGGGGCGCGGTGCATCGTGCTGTCGGAGGCGTTCGGCCGGGAGCTGGTGCAGCGCTACGGGGTGGCGCCCGAGCGGGTGCGCGTCGTGCCCGGTGGGGTGGAAGCCGATCGCTTTGCGCTGCCGCACACGCGGCGTGAAGCCCGGGAAGTGCTGGGGTGGCCGACCGACCGGCCGATCGTGCTGAGCGTGCGGCGTCTGGTGCGGCGCATGGGACTGGAGCGACTTATTGAGGCCATGGTCGAGGTGCGGCGGCAGGTGCCGGAGGTGCTTTTGCTGATCGCCGGGCGCGGATCGCTGGCCGACGCGTTGCAGGCACAGATCGACGCGCTGGGGCTGGCGCAGCACGTGCGGCTGCTGGGTTTTGTGCCGGACGACCAGCTGCCACTGGCCTACCGGGCGGCCGACCTGACCGTCGTGCCGACGGTGGCGCTGGAAGGCTTCGGCCTGATCACGCTCGAGTCGCTGGCGGCCGGCACGCCCGTGCTGGTAACGCCGGTGGGAGGGCTGCCCGAAGCCGTACGGGGGCTCTCGGAAGCGCTGGTGCTGGAAGACGCAACCCCGGAGGCGCTGGCGGCCGGACTGACCGAAGTGCTAACGGGTCGGCGGCCGCTGCCTTCAGATGAAACCTGCCGGGCGTACGTCTGCGCCCACTACGACTGGCCCGTCATCGCCCGCCGCGTGAAGGCCGTGTATGAGGAGGTACTGTGAATATGACGGTACGCTTGAATCTGCGCACTCTTTTTCTGGATCACAGCGCGGCACTCGGCGGGGCCGAACTGTATCTGCTCGATCTGGCCCCGGCTTTTGCGCCGCCCGGCGAGGTGCTGCTGCTGGAAGAGGGGCCCTTTTATGAAAAGCTCCGGGCGGCAGGTATCCCGGCCGACGTGATCGCTGCACCCGAAGCGGTCCGGCGTGTGGCGCGGGAGGCCGGACCGTTCCGTGCGCTGCGGGCGGTGCCCGGATTGCTCCGGCTTGCCTGGCGCGTAGCCCGGAAGGCCCGGGCGTTCGATCTGATTTATGCCAATTCCCAGAAGGCGCTGGTGGTCGGGAGCCTGGCGGCGCAGATGGCCCGGCGGCCGCTCGTGTGGAACCTGCACGACGTGCTGACGACCGAGCACTTCAGCGCGATGAACATCCGACTGGCCGTGACGCTGGCCAATCGGTTTGCGCGTCTGGTGATTGCCAACTCGGAGGCTTCGAAAGCAGCTTTCCTTGAGGCTGGCGGGCGGGTGCCGGTCGTGGTAGTGCACAACGGGATCGACGTCGAGCGCTTTGCGGCCGTCGATTCGGAGCAGGTGGTCGCCCTGCGCCAGAAACTCGGTTTGCGCGACGGGCCGGTGGTCGGACTCTTCAGCCGGCTGGCACCCTGGAAAGGACAGCATGTGCTGCTGGAAGCATTGGCCGAGCTACCGTACGTTCAGGCGATTCTGGTGGGGGAGGCGCTGTTTCAGGACGAACAGCTCTACGCCGAGCAGCTCCGGAAACGCGCGGCGCAGCCCGACCTTGAAGGGCGTGTGCATTTTCTGGGATTTCGGGACGATGTGCCGGAGTTGATGCAACTGGTCGATGTGGTGGTGCATACGTCCGTCGCACCCGAACCGTTCGGCCGGGTGATCGTCGAGGGCATGCTGGCCCGTCGTCCCGTCATCGCCACGCGAGGCGGAGGGGCCGTGGAAATTGTGCGCGATGGGGAAACGGGCCTGCTGGTGCAGCCTGGCGATGTGCAGGCGCTTGCCGCCGCCATTCGGCACCTGCTCGAGCACCCGGATCAGGCCCGTCGACTGGCCGAAGCTGCCTACCGGGATGCCCGCCATCGGTTTTCCATAGAGGCCATGCGTAAAGGAGTCCACCAGGCACTGGCCGCCCTGCAGGAAGCTTGACAGCGGTTTTCTTTTTTTCCATACGGTACGCGGCGGCGGGTACATAACGTAATTACGCATTCCAACGTAAATCGGCCTTCTTTTCCTATTCTGCGCACGGCCGAGCTGATCGGCATATCGTTGGCCCCCGGCATCTCCGGCCGGTGCCCGTTCGGGTCCGGGAACGCCCGCCTTCCAACCAGCCAGAAGCAAGATGTCGGAGACGATGCGTTACGTCTGGGGACTGTTGTCGATCGGTTTATTGCTCGCGCTGGGGCTGACGCAATTCCTGAAGGCTGACGAAGAAGTCGTCGTCACGCTTCCCATCGAGGTCATCGGACCCGACGGCTATACGGTGGCCGTCGAAGTGTACGTGTCCGACACGACCGGCGTCGATTCGCTCTACCTGAAAGCCCACAACCTGGGCTACAACTACACGCCCGCGCTTGAAGACACCGGCGGTTACGATAAGAAGGCGTCGTTCCGCATCAACGGCGGGCCGTGGATTCCCATCGACAATGCGCACTTCAAGGCCTTCTATCCGGAGGCGGTCATGTACCGGGAGCCGCTCACCGGGCCTATCGGCGGGCCCTACAAGACGTTGCGGGGGATGATTTCCATTCGGGAGACGGGTAAACTGAAGCCCGGACGCAACGTGATCGAGTTTCGCTTCAACGGGACCGAGGGGGTGACCTCGGGCTATCGCGTGCTGGAGCTGGACCTGCGGCGAGGCGGACGAAACGGCACGAGCGTGCTTGAGGGAACGCGCTTCGTATGGGATGATCCTGCAACATGGGGGCCGCCCGAGGGGTACGACACGCCGGAAGCCGTCGCCGAGGGCAAGGCGCTCTGGCTGGAGCGACGCATTCTGACGGCCAACCCGCTCAACCCCACGCCCATCGTGGCCGCCTGCGCCGATTGCCATGCCGAAAGCGGTCGCGACCTGAAGTACTTCAATTTCTCGAACCACGCCATCATCGAGCGCGCGAAGTTCCACGGGCTCTCGGAGGATGAGGGCAAGAAGATCGCCGCCTACATCCGCTCGATCGATCTTGGACTTCCGCCCGGCGAGACGGTGTCCACCTGTGGCGGCAGGCCGTGGAATCCGCCCTACCAGCCGGGGCCGGGGCTCTCGAAGCGTCCCGTGGAGTGCTGGGCGGCCGGCGCGGGCGTCGACTGGGCGCTTGCGGAGGACCGCGACGTGCTGGCCTTCCTGGCGCCTGATGCGGCCACCGAAGCAGCTTTGAACGCGCTTCAGGGTGTGCCGCCTTCCCCCGAACACTTCCCGGCACGTGCGGATCTGTCGGTGGAGAATCTGGTGCGGCGCTTCGATCTGAAGAAGTCTTTGCCGCTCAGCGACATCCCGGTGGCCTACCAGATGCCCGACATTTTCGATTGGTGGCCGGACATCTATCCGGGGGATTACTTCGGAGATGAGGCCTTCCACAGCTCACAGGCCTATCAGAACTGGAAACAGGCCTACGAGGAGTTAGAACAACCCGGAAAGGTAGATGCGCTCATCGAAGAGGCAAAACGCGACGTCAATAGCTGGATGAGCCGGGGGCTTCCGACGTACTTCCGCTTCGAGATGAACACGAAGGACATGCCGCAGGACCTCAGGCCGTATTTGCCTGAATCCTGGCAGCAGAACACGGGCGAGGGAGAGATCGCTAAGCTCTCGGTGCGGCAGTGGATCCTGATCAAGCTCTGGGAGCTGCTTCACGAGCACAAGTTAGAAGATACGACCGTCGAGGTCTACGGAAATAATGCCCGCTCGGGTGAGATCGACCTGACAGGCTGGGACCGCAACTGGCCCGTGCGCGGCATGTGGGTCTACGACATGGCCACGCACAAGCAGGGAAGCAAGTTCGCAGACATCGGGCCCTACCCGACAAAGCCGCAGGATTTCTACTTCTCGATGGCCTGGTACCAGATGGCTCAGATCCTCAACAGCGGCGTGCGCACCTCAGGCGGCACGACGAACGTCGACTGGAACTACGTCTTCGGGCTCATTAACGACGTGCAACGTGAGTACCGGGTTCGTTTCGGCGCCGAATATCTCAAGAGTGTCGTTACGATGATGCAGACGCGCACGTCGTGGTACGTCGAAAACAATGCACCCGAGTGGATGGTGCCGGGTTTCGGCAAGCAGAACCGCCCGGGCTTTAAGGACCTCAAAGAGTTCATGCCGCTCAACTGGTTCTATCTCGGGCATAAGCAGCGCACCGAGGAGTTCACGCCCGAGGAGATGCGAAACATCACCGAGGCGCTGCTCCGGGTATGGATCGAAGAGGCCGAGCGCTACGACGAGCGGCACTTTGAATACATCCGAATGCTTGATGCAAAAGACTGGAGGAAAGACAATCTACTACCTCAGGACACGACCTACGACGTGCGCTACGAGCGCTGCAACAGTGCCGTACCGCTCGATCCGAACTGGTACAAGGACGAGGCCATGCTGCAGTTCCTGTATCAGGCCCAGTGCTACGGGGTAGACGAGGCCGTGCTCGATCGTGTCGCACGTTATATGGAGCGCATGAGCCCCGGAGGGAACTGGGAACGGTTTTTCCTGAGCACGGACACCACGCACCAGACGCTGACGCTGGAAGCCGGTTGGAATCTGGTTTCGCTGCACGTGCAGCCCGCAAGCGACCGCCTCGACGACCTGCTGACACCGATTCGCGATCGCCTGGTGCTGGTCAAGGACGGAGACGGCCGCGTCTACAGTCCCGAGCTGGGCGTCGACCAGATCGGCCGCTGGGACTGGCGTCGCGCCTACATGATCTTTGTGGCCGAGCCGACGACCTGGACGGTCGAAGGTCGTGCGATTCCGGCGACGGCGAGCATTGGCCTGGAGGCGGGCTGGAACCTGATTCCCTACTGGCCGACGACGTCGATGCCGGTGTCGGAGGCGCTGGCCTCGCTGGGTTCGTCGCTGGTGCTGGTGAAGGACCTGGAAGGGCGGCTCTACTTCCCGGAATACGACATCTACACGTTGCAGACGCTGGAGCCGGGCCGGGGCTATAAGGTGTACGTGAGTCGTGCGGCGACGCTGACGTATCCGGCTTCGGGAAGCGGCAAGCGGAGTCCGGCGGCGGCCTCTGTGGAGGATGGCGTGGCAGTGATGAGCAGCGTGCTGATTCTGGAGGGATTGCCGGAAGGCGGCTGGGTGCAGGTGCGGACGGCGAGCGGCGAAGTGGTCGGGGAAGGCGTGGTGCGAGCGGGCAGGGTGGCCGTGGTGGTCCGGGGGGATGAGCCGCTGACGGAAGTGCGCGAGGGTGCCGAGGTCGGAGAGGCGCTGACGTTGTGGTGGGTGGACGAGGACGAGGCGCGGCGGCTCGAAGTGCGGCGGGTGATGGATGTGCTTGGAGGAAGGGAGCTTTCGGCCGCCCTGCAATTTACGCCGGACCAGGTGTGGGTGGTCGAGGCGGAAGGCTTGCCGCTGGAGTTTGCCGTACAGGCGCCCTATCCGAATCCGGTTGTCGAACGCGCCACGATTTCCTATCAGTTACCGGAGGCGGCGGAGGTACGGCTGGAGGTGTTTGATGTGCTCGGTCGGCGGGTGGCGACCCTGGTGGACGAACGTCAGGAAGCCGGCATTCATCGCGTGGTCATCGACGCGCGTGATCTGGCCGGTGGTACCTATTTCTACCGGCTACAGGCCGGTCCCCATCGCGCCGCCGGGCAGATGGTGGTCATTCGATAGGGCATCTGTGTACCGGCCGAAAGTGGCCGGCATCTCTTCCCTGATCATCCACGAGCTACGCGGCTTCTGCGTGTTCCTGCGCGCTTGTTCCACTTACTCCGCGAGGCAGGATCATGCAGTACTGCCGTCGTTCGCTGTCTGCGCTCCTCTGGGGCGCGCTGGTGTTGCTTGGAAGCTGGGTGCTGATGACTTCCTCCCGAAAGCTCCAGGCTGGCGAAGAGGTGGTCGTGAAGCTTCCCATCGAAGTGATCGGTCCGGATAGCTTCGTGGTGGCCATCGAGGTCTTCGTGAGCGACACCAGCGGGGTCGACTCCATGTACCTTAAGGCTCACAACCTGGGCTATAAATACGTGCCCGAGTTGGATGGTAGTCCAGACTACGATAAAAAGGCAAGCTTCCGCATCAACGGTGGGGCATGGATTCCGATAGACAATGCGCATTTCAAGGCCTTCTACCCGGAATCGAAGATGTACGCCCCGCCGCTTACCGGCCCGATCGGTGGGCCGTATCAGACGCTGCGGGGCATGATCTCGATTCGCGAAACCGGAAAGCTCCGGCCCGGACGCAACGTGATCGAGTTTCGCTTCAACGGGACGGAGGGGATCTCTTCGGGCTACCGCGTGCTGGAGCTGGATCTGCGACGGGGCGGACGCAACGGCCCGAGCGCCCTTCAGGGAACGCGCTTCGTGTGGGATGATCCTGCAACATGGGGGCCGCCCGAGGGCTACGACACCCCGGAAGCCGTGGCCGAGGGCGAGCGGCTCTGGGAAAGCCGACGCATCCTGCTGAAGAACGCCCGCGAACCTGTTCCGATCGTGGCCGCCTGCGCCGACTGCCATGCCGAAAACGGCTTCGACCTGAAGTACTTCAACTTCTCCAACCACGCCATCATCGAACGGGCGAAGTTTCACGGGCTCTCGGAAGACGAAGGGAAGAAGATCGCCGCCTACATCCGCTCGGTCGATCTGAAGCTTCCCGAGGGCGAGACCGTCTCGAGCTGCGGGGGACGTCCCTGGGATCCACCCTACCAGCCCGGCCCCGGACTCTCGAAACGGCCCGTCGAGTGCTGGGCCGCGGGCGCCGGACGCAAATGGGTGCTCAGCTCGGACCGCCAGATGCTGGCCTTCCTGGCCCCGAGCGCGCGCTTTCGCGCCGAGCTGGACGCGCTCCAGGGCACGGCCGAGCCCGGATCGCTCCGTCCTGAGGCGGATCTGTCCTGGGAGAACGTGCAGCGCTACTGGCGCATGGACTCGACGCTCGTGCTTGCGGACATCCCCGTGGCCTTCGAGCTTCCGGACATCTTTGCGTGGTGGCCGCAGATCTATCCGGGCGACTTCTTCCCGGCGGACGTCTGGTTCAGCTCGAAGTACTACCAGAACTACGAGAAGGTTAAAGAACTACTTGAGACGAACGGCCCCGAATACTACATCGAGAAGCAGCGCCAGAGCCGCAACTCGCCAGCGTGGGACGAAGGCCTGGCGAAGCTCTTCGCCGACTACAATTTCCGCCTGAATCCCAAGCACAATGACCACGAAGACCTGAGTCCTCCGCCGGAGTGGGGCGGGCGCTACCCGACGCATCCGGTCGGCCGCATGATGCACATCGCCGTGGCCCGCTGGTTCCTCATGAAGATGTGGGAGCTCCAGATGGAATACAAGCTGGAGGACCACTACGCGGACGTCTACGGCGACAACGTGCGCGGCATCCCCATGGAGAAGGCCGATCGGGCGCTGCTGCTCACGGGGCCGTGGCTGATGGACCAGACGATGCACCGCCTTTCGAAGAACGACCTGGCCTTCGCCGCGCCCTATCCGACGATGGCGCGACATCATTACGAGGATCTTTCGTGGTGGCATCTGGCCACGGTGCTCACGCCGAAGCTCCGGACCGACAATCCCTCGAGCGGCGCGATCGACTGGTCCTACATCTTCGAGCAGAGCCGGCGGGCGCTGGAGCGCTACGGCCGCGACCACACGATTGGCCATCTCTACTACGTGATCGCCGCCATGCAGGCCCACACGTCGTGGTATGCTGACGAAGGCTTCACGCCGGGATGGGGATCGACGCGTCGGCTCGGCGTGCGCATGATGAAGACCGGCTCGCCGCTCACGTGGTTCATGTTCTACATGCCCAACGGCTTCCGGGAGCTGGATCGGGACACGCTCCGGATGATCACAGAGAACCTGCTCCGGAGCTGGCTGATCGAAGCGCGGCGCTATGACCTGAAGCACTGGCAGTCGCTCTATGGAGATGAGCGCGTAGGCGGATCGAAGGGCATCGAGCCGCCCGAAACCGTCTTCGACGTGCCGCAGGAGCGCTGCACCGAAGACGGTCATCCGGCGGCCAATGTCGAGATCAACGACTGGAAGAACCGGGCTTTTATGCAATACCTGTACAACGCGCAGTGCGTGGGCGTGCGTCCGACGCTGCTCGACAGCGTGGCGCGCTTCTGGGAAGCGATCTCTCCGGGAGGGAACTGGGAACGGTTCTTCCTGAATGATGAGGAAACGCCGACCCGGGCCGAGGAAGCGCCGGATTCCGGGACGTTCTCGCTGGAGCCGCTCTATCCCAATCCGGCCGTCCACAGGGTGACGATCGCGTACACGCTGCCCCGGGTGCTGCCCGTGCGGCTGGAGGTTTATGATCTGCTGGGACGCAGGGTGGCCGTGGTGGTCGATGCCGTGCAACCGGCCGGAACCCATCGGATGCCCTTCGAACTGCAATCGCTGGCCAGCGGACGCTATGTGGTTCGATTGCAGGCAGGGCCGCACGAGGCCAGCCGCTCGCTGATCGTGCAGAATTGACACTCCCCCGCTTGAAAGCGGGGGATTCTTGCTTCACCGATCCGAGCCTGCCAGCATGAAAGCCGACGAGGACTTACCGGGATCTCCACAAGCTCGACTTCGGGTGTGTCCCACCCTACGAATGTTCTCGGCCGCGTTCGCGTCGCGCTGGTGTTCTGCCCCACACTCGGGGCAGGTCCAGCAGCGGACGTTCAGCGGCAAGTTGTCTATGACGTGACCGCACGCGGAGCAGCGTTTACTGCTGGGGAAGAAGCGGTCGATCAATACGACGGTACGCCCGGCCATCTCAGCCTTGTACTGCACCAGTCGGAGGAGTTCACCCCATCCGGCATCCGAGATGGACAGAGCGATGTTGCGGTTGCGGACCATGTTCTTCACTGCCAGCGACTCGAAGCAAAGGACTTGGTTCTCGTCCACAAGCTTGCGGGTCAGCTTGTGCAGGAAGTCTCTGCGTTGGTCCGCAATCTTGGCGTGGATGCGGGCCACCTTGCGCCGGGCCTTCTCCCAGTTCCGGCTTCCCTTTTGCTTCCGGCTCAGGCTTCGCTGCGCCCGCTTGAGGCGACGGAGGCTCTTGCGGAGATGCCGGGGGTTGCCGCTATACCACACCTCCCCGTCGCTGCTGGATGTGACGACGAGATCGTTCAGGCCGAGGTCAACACCAATACTCCGATTCAACTTCGGCAAGGGTTTAGCATCTACCTCAACAACAAAGGAGACGTGGTACCGCCCGGCCGAGTCAAGCGTCACGGTGCAGGACGAGGGCTTTGATGGAAGCGTGCGGCTCCACCGGACTTTGATCGTGCCGGGGATCTTTGCCAACTTCAGCCTGCCGTCGCGCACGTCGAAGGCGGTGCCGACGTAACGAGCACTTTGCCGATCTCGCTTACGCTTGAAGGAGGGGTAGCCGCTGCGGCCCTCGAAGAAGTTGGTGAAGGCCCGTTCGAGGTTGCGGAGGCTCTGCTGCAGAACGACGGCGGAGCATTCGGCAAGCCAGGCGGTTTCGGCCTCCTTCTTCTTCTGGGTGAGCAGCTGAGCCGTTTCAGCGTAGCCCATGCTTCGCCCTTCGCCGTAGTAGGCGTCGGTGCGAAGCCTGAGAGCCCAATTGTACACCCAGCGGGCGCACCCAAACGTCTTGGCGAGTTCGGCGCGTTGCTCCGGATTGGGGTAGAGACGGTATCGGTATGCCAGTTGGTAACCCATTTCTACAACGATACCCCCATCCCTGTAGATGTTCCGCTCAGTCGTGCCGCCGTCTGTAGACGGCGGAGAACTCCTTCGCAGAAATAGCCGGGGCTTATCCAGACGGATAGCTTGCGCCATTGGCGCATAACGGATCGGTCAAAACCGGTGCGCCGCAGTCCGGGCGACGCCCTAATCTTTTTGATGCGTGCGCCGTAGTATTGCTAAGGGCGCGCATTCGGAGACCGTTCCATTTTCAGGGGGGCGCATGCAACAGATCAGCCGCCAGGAGCACGGGGGACCGGTGGTCAGCATTCTGATCCCGACGTTCAACCGGGCGGGGTATCTACAGGCGGCGCTGGCGAGCGCCTGCGCCCAGACCTATCCGAACCTGGAGATCATCGTGCTGGACGACGCCAGCTCTGATCATACCCCGGCGGTGGTCCGGGCCTTTCAGCAGCAGGATGATCGGATTGTGTACGTGCGCAACCACCGAAACCGGGGTCTGGTGGCCAACTGGCGACAGGGCGTCGAAATGGCGCGCGGCGACTTTTTTTGCTTTCTGGGCGACGACGACACGCTGGAGCCGGCTTTTGTGGAGACGCTGCTGCAACCGCTTCGTCAGGATGCCCGCCTGGTGCTGGCTTTCTGTGATCACTGGGTCATGGACGGTGAGGGGCGGCGGCTGCCGGATGACAGCGAGCGAAACACCCGGCGCTGGCGACGCGCGCGCCTGCCGGAAGGTCCGGTGGGCGATTTCCTGCGGGTTGCGCTGATCGATCGGTCCGTGTTCATCGGGGCCGTGCTGTTCCGCCGGGCGTCCGTACATCCCACGTTTCTGGCCGATGAGGCGCGGGCCATGGTGGACCTGTGGCTGTTGTACCGGTGCGCGCAGCAGGGCGGCGCCTACTACGTGCCGCAGCGGCTGGCCAGTTGCCGCTGGCAACCCGGCGGCGTCAGCCGGAGCTGGAACTGGCGTCTCTACGGGTTCGAAGGCGAACTATTCTGCTACCGGCACTTTCTGCAGGATCCGGCGCTGGCGCCGTACCGACCGGTTTTCGAAGCCCGGATGGCCTATGCGTTGACCACCTACGGCAACACGCTGCTCAGCATAGGACAGCGGGTGGCCGCACGGGAGCGTTTGCGACAGGCGTTGCGCCTGCGGTGGACGCTGCGCAGCAGCGTGGGCTACGTCCTGACCTGGCTGGGACCGCCGGGGAGC from Rhodothermus marinus carries:
- a CDS encoding glycosyltransferase family 2 protein; this encodes MQQISRQEHGGPVVSILIPTFNRAGYLQAALASACAQTYPNLEIIVLDDASSDHTPAVVRAFQQQDDRIVYVRNHRNRGLVANWRQGVEMARGDFFCFLGDDDTLEPAFVETLLQPLRQDARLVLAFCDHWVMDGEGRRLPDDSERNTRRWRRARLPEGPVGDFLRVALIDRSVFIGAVLFRRASVHPTFLADEARAMVDLWLLYRCAQQGGAYYVPQRLASCRWQPGGVSRSWNWRLYGFEGELFCYRHFLQDPALAPYRPVFEARMAYALTTYGNTLLSIGQRVAARERLRQALRLRWTLRSSVGYVLTWLGPPGSWISRGVRWLRSRFWRKPVPNYPEELFRYTVPDLSVKSMPPASEEVAPLTLSS